The region gcaccagcacatcAAGCATATCTTTAAGAGTTTCAGCCATGAATTTTGAGATGCTCCAGCCAAAAGAATGGTTTCAATGAAACCAAAATGTTATGTGGAAATAACCTCTTCCATTTTAAACATATGATATGGAATTGATTTGGGAAGCTGCCTGAAATGAAAACGGTGGTCTCCTATCAACATTTTCAACTTTTCCTATTGTCTTGATTCAATATGCTGGTTACAGTTTTCCCaagttttattttgcaggtTGTTTTGTCTTCCTGTTGCAAATCaggacagaaattaattttcaagtaTCACAATccatctaaattatttttttttcactttaagtTCTGCGCATTTCTTGGCCTATGGGATTGCTAACACCAAGAGAGCTTAAAAATAGGCTATTTACTGAAAAGGGATTGTAATGGCCACATGTCAGCTCCTGCCCTAATTATGTGCCTCTGTGTGTATCCAAGAGAGTCAACTAATGTACTTTGATCTGTGGTCTTTCCCAGCGCAGCACAGTGGTGAACAGGAGTTAGGCAGCTTTTAAGCTCACAGTTCCACATGAAGCACTCACTTTGAATCTTTCCGGGCCCTCTCAAACTCAGTGAAGCCCAGTTTCCAGTGTGTCCCCTTGACACTTCGTAATTTTTAATACTTATAAAATATTACGTATTCGTAAAGGTCTCTGTGGAAAATAGTATGTGTTGCTCACAATCccgtaaataaataaaaagcaatagaCATACCAAGTCTTCTATTAAATATTATCCAATCCTGCAAAGACAAACTCATTAAGAATATCATTCATGGaaacattttaatgtattatttatattatgCAATATGTATTGCTTATAatacattattatttatttatattatttatagttataatattttattataaagcTCTATATATTCCTGCAAGTTTTGCACTACAGACTTTATTACAAATAAATCCTTATTAAATTTAGGTGTTCAAAAATCACAATAAAGAAAGACTCTTTGGATTATTCTGACAGCTcccaaataatttaaatataattttatagaGGCAAAATTTGAGAgcattggctttttttcctggaatttCTGGATGTCAGGCTCCATAGCTGGAGTAGCATGGCCCCCACCTTTGAATGCCAGGCAACCCCAGGAAAAAGGCAGCTTACTGCATCAGCACAGACCTGCAGGGTGGGTGCATCTGACCTGTCTTATAAATATGCAGTAGATACACAGCAAAATCAACAGATTCGTGGTCGATGAGATCTACATATGTGAGTTGCTGTGCCCTTGCAATAACACTGACAAGTCCCAGGTGCTGTGAACTCATCGCACATGGATTTCGCTACTCGTGTACAGACACCTGTTGCAGGAATCACATTCAGAAACTCAGCATCCCAGTTTTTAGCAAACATATCCTCCAGATTTTATTATACTTTATTCTGGTTGTATCATCTCCcaagttcatttaaaaatctgtgcagGTCCACCTACTAGCACTGAAAACCCTGTTTTTTCAGGATGTTGCTCTGTATTGCCAGTAACCCTCCACTGCTCTGATTGTGGGACCAGGACCTGAGCTCTCTCAGCTGTTGAGAATCTCCTAAAGAATTTCGGTTTCCATTGATGTATGTGTTTGCTTCACTGTGAATTCAAAAGTGCTCGATGATCTCAGCaattctttgtgtgtgtgtgtgtgtgtgtgtgtgtgtgtgtgtgtgtgtgtaacctTTCCTTTTAGCACATGGCTGGGTTTGTTTCTGTAGAGTTTATCAACATACCAATCTCCGTCCCTCCtcgaaaaacaaaacaaaaccaaaacaatagcaacaacaaaaaaacaaaaccaaaccaacaaacaaaaacaaaacaaacaaaaccccaaacaaacaacaaaacaaaacaaaaaaaaacccacaccaccacACATACACACCTTGAATGATCTGTTACTCTGTTACTACACTGTCTTtgatttatgtatgtatgttaaGCCCAAAAATCTTTAGATGTAGGATGCAAAGATCAGGTGAATATTTCTTAAGAATTCTACCTTGTCAATAAATTTCCTAAAAAATTAGTCACTTGTTAATGCCAACTAAAAATACAGAATCCCGGGGGATGTGGCAGCTGTTTTCTGTATTCACAAAAATTAAGCATTAATCATCCCATTAAGGTCAATTAGCCTTCCCTAGCACCCAGTCATGCATGTTTTTGATTGCTCATAACTTCCCCTGAGACAAGAGCCAAGTGTGCTCAGATTCTCCCAAATTGCTCTCTCCTCTGCAGGGTTGGGTCGGaaggagctgtgctgcagcctgaaGCTGAGTTATTCAGTGGATTTTAGTGAGCACAGAATTAAGCTGCAGCTGAATACCGACTGGGGGGTAAACAAAAGTACAAATGTCCTTCACACcaaaaaaatgagaattatCAATCCTCCAATTATCTTCAAAGCATTCAGGAAAATCTAAGAggaacacaaatattttcattaactctgtatttaaaatgaagagTAATTAAAGGAAGGAGAGtgaaaaacaaacttaaaaagCAAGCTGCCACAATCCAAGGTGTTAAGTGTGTTTTAAATCTAAGATATATAAGGAAGAAGACAGCTTATAAAATCAGGAGAATGGTGATCTTGTCTTTCCAGAAATCAGAAGTCACAGGCTAGTTTAAGACAGAAGTGACCAATAGGAGATTTGCTCTCTgcacagaggcagaaaaagTTGTTCAAGATACAGAATGATACTAGCACAGGGCTACATATGGGCCATACATAATCTGAGGTTAGAAATGGGAATATTTCTAATCATGGGAGAAGTGCAGGTGAGCACTTCATCTTTTTATCCGTATTTACAGTTCTTGATCGGTATATGAAAGCtatttggtttaattttgattaaaataagAACAGGCTTCCCACATCTGAGACCTCCTGTAGACCATAATATACTCAAAATGTTCAGGGTTCCCCCTCAGACTGTGATGCATTTAAAAGGTTATGGCTTAGCAAAGAGCTAAGCACTCAGTTGTGTTTTGCAGTGTACCCTCAAGCTTTTTGCCCAGAAAATGAAGTTGTTGCCTCCTGCCTCCTAACTTTATTAACCCAGCACTTCATGGATACTGATATTCACATTAAGAGAAGTATTTGCTTGAGTTCATTAAATGAATCTGTGAACCACAAACAAGACCAAGCTTCTACAACCAtcatttaaaacagttttaattaAGCCACCACATTTGAAAGGAGGGCCACATACATTAGTATCACTTGAGAGTAGTTAATGACTATTTGCAATAGCTTTCTCCTGAACATCTTAATTGTGTAACATGCTGATTATGCTTCTAGCCCCTCAGTATATTCAGAGCCAAGTTCATTTtacatttgtgcttttttgACAAGTCatgacaataaaaaagaaaaaacatacaaaagacTTAAGTTATGCTAAACACTATTACCATACCACCCTCTCTCTTATTAGAGAGAGTGTTCATTTTCTTAAGAATTTTCTCCTCAACTTTAGCTgtgcaaatattttcaaggCTTGGGATTCTCTGCTGGTTTTGGAATTCATTTAAAAGTAGGTAATATCATTACTTATGATACAAAGAAGACTACACCAGCCAGtactgtacagaaaaaaaatttttaaagggACACATTTGTCACAGGATTCTGTTCTTCAGCAAGAATCATAAATACAGTTAATTGTATGCACCATGATTAAGCTTGAGTTCTAAAGTTTGTGGTTGTTCACATTCTGTGAATgcctggaagggaccttcagaagTCACCTGGCCTTTCCAAAACAGAATCACAtgcaaaatacagatttaacaactttaaaaaggtgttacaaaacagaaagctaTACAACATATAATACAAGAAATAACGGGCATTGAAAAAAAGCTTAGTTCTAAATGAGTTTAGCTTTAGAGTATGCTGGCTAATGCTTTATAAGTTCTACTTTGTACATATACATGAATATATATACTCGCACACCCTCTCCTAAGTACCAGGTTCAcaacagtaagaaataagcCCCCAGCTGCTCATTACACACAGTAATGTGTAGCATTTGCTTTCCACCCTTCCTGTACCCCTCTCAGAAATCTAACCCTGCTAGAGCTAATTCCTCCTTAGCTGGAAGAGGAGATCCACAAATTagcctcttccttcttccccagACAAAGGAAGCTCTGACAAAGATTATAGACCATAATTAAATCTGCTGTAAGCTGCTGCAGGTCCATGACCAATACAGACATGGCTCTGCCTCGCTGGAATACTTATTTGGAATTGCTGGCTCCAGAAACACAAGTTAGGAACCAGCCAGATTATACCCCGAGACGGGTGTCTATATGAAATTTGCATATGTAAATCCCTCGCAGAACTGCTTTTCTACTTTTACCTGTTATCCCTAGTGACTCACAAAGCATTCCCAAGTTCACTAAACCCTGCAGTACCTACAGTGTGCTTTAGAAACTTTTGGAGGCTTTCAACACCTTATGCTAAGACTTCCCTCCAAAGCACAGCTGATAACACTGCAGTTTTAAAAAGGCAGACATAAAGAACAATATGTTTCTGCTCAAAGGTATTTTCTAAACCAGCATTTATCAAATACCATGTAAAAGCATATGTAGTTTATCAACTGAAGGCTTATTGATTCTCTCTGTGACAATGTGTATTAAATTATATGTGGCTCCATCACAAGTCCTGCCGtggccacaaaaaaaaaccagtaaGTGTTACTTTAGCCACTGCTATATACATCAGCTCTATGCTTTAGAGGAGATCTCTGTCCAACAGCACCAATcggtggaaaataaattttaattttaattttcccttAATTCAAATAGCTAATAGTCAACAGTAGTCCAGTAAGAGGAATGAGAAGAGATTCTTGGGCAGCAGGTGACTGCAAAAGTCTCAGGGAAGTTCTTTCCTTGGGACTGACTTtggtggaaaaaaacacattctttGGAAGGCTgttagttttgttgttttgtttcatttttttccagttcaatTTAAGGCAATTTTGTCAGAGGTGAAAACAATAATTTGTAGGTCCCTCTAATGGCTTGTTTAAAatctctcctctccctttctACCCTTGAAACACTACATCTTTATTCATAAGCTTGTTTAAATACAATAAGGATGACTCAACTAGTTGGGAGTGGAAGGAGCAAGTAAACgaccaaaacaaaatcaattttagaatacataaataaaactttAGGTAAAAGCTATTTGCTTAAAGATGCCCATGTTTTTACCAATTTATTGGCAGGGCTAGTAAGAAATACTCTGGAGAAACAAGGTGGGTTTTTTCAGTCTCCTGTAATTGCAGCAAATTTACATCAGAGGTGCTCCTCTTGTTTTGACAGTTGGTTGCACTTGGATTTAATCTTTCAATTTAAGTACGGTGCTCTCTCTGGGGAGGAGTAATAACAGCTAGGCTTGATGTTTCCCAGGACTTCATCTTCCCAGTTGGGGAGGcagcagaagaagaaagcacaCCCTATTACAACAACAGTGCTGGCCCAACCAAAGCCATAGGCCCAGCTGAACATGTTATCTCCTGTCAGTGGAATTTCTTCTGTGAATTTCACCGGGTAGATAACCAAGCCTATGATCTGGAATGCAGCtagagagagggggaaaaaaaagcaagaaaagcaggagTAAATGACGGTGAATTATATTacatttctgacaaaaaaaaaggtacttagAGTTAACTGCATACCCTTTTAAGATAAGTATGGACTAGTTTCAGTCCTACAGTTAAATCTGCATTCTTGCAGAGGTACGTGACTTCTGGCCAAGGCAGATCCCCACACCAGTCTGTTGCAGCAGCTGTGGCTCACACTGCCTGGTTGCTGAAGCAGTCACCTGCATGCTGTGAccagccctgtcccacagcCAGGTGCCCTGATCTCTGCAGAGCCAGGCACCTCCTGCTGGTACCACAGCCCTGgtgctcctcctccccttggcAAAGTGGGAAGCACCCAGGGCTCTTGGCTCCTAAGTCTTAGCATGTGATATGCAGGGTCAAAGGTGCTGTTTGCCCTTGTACCTTGCTTTTGGGAAAGTGCTAGCTGACAAAGGCTGCTGGAGCTTCCCTAACCATTATCCTCCCGGAACATCAATCAACCTTCCCTTGTTTCCCATGAGAATGAGTCATAAACTAGACAAAGGCAGCTTATTTCATAAGGTAGGCTCCACCTAGCATGTTTTTCTGCCCATGCCTGTTTTACATCTAAAACAGCCTTGTCTTTGTGCCCAGCCTTACCAACGACAAAGAGCAAGCCTCCAATTCCTCGCACAAAGTTGAAGCGGAGTATCTCGATTGAGAACGCAATGACTGCGAGGGCAAAACAGATGACCAGGATCACAAAGCCAACGAGGTatgtggcagctgctgctctcccccatccttgaagagaaaataagaaagatgttacaCACAGCAGTGCACTGAACTGTAGGTCATTGCAGGTCTTTGGTTTcctttaataattttttgttgAAATCCTTTACTGTAAGAAGCACGCCCTACATCAAAGCAGTAATGGATGCCCCCAAAGCACAAAGCTGCAGAGTGGAGAGTCACCATCATCAGTGGAGCAGCACAGGACTCCCTACTCACTAACTTGTCCTGCTGAAAAGAGGGATATAGTGCTGCATGGTAAGAGAGATAACACCTCCAAACTCCGTATCTGTAAGAGACCCGCAGACATCTGAGCAGATAGGGCACACAACTGCTGAGAACGTACTTTATCATTGCTGTTCCTGCTCAATATGCAAGTTTACAAAGCCACTTCCATGCATGGGGAAGTATGAGAGCCGACAAGAAGGTATCACTGCAGGACATAACTGCTGGGAAATAACAGAGCTGTCAGCATACAGCTTTTTGCCCGCTTGTTTATGACCAGCATAATGCATGTGGAGCAAAACTAGCAGGACcagagagggcaacaaaggtaAGAAAACCTTCCAGAAAAACAGCCAGCAATTTCCCTTTCACAGTAACACAGGCTTGTGAAAGGCCCTCATCGTGGCCAGATCCTGTCCTCTTTAGAAACCAAGTAGGAGTTCAGGTGAGCCCAGTGCTAACAACAACAAGCTAAGGTGTTGCTGCCCTGGAGGCAGGATACCTGCCCACATGGGCTAAACCATACCAGCTAGTGCTTTGTTTTCCACTCAGCTGTCATCACAACTCACTTTGCCTGCCTGCAGAATGTGGCTTTCTACTTTCACACATTCAGATAGAGGAAGGGCCAGATCCAGAGCTCCCCCTAATGTAAGAATAAAAAGAGTGGCGAGACCTAGGTCggagcattttaaaaaaaaaattaaataaaatctttcatcAGAGCTGTCTCTTCCAACATGGCTGAAGCGACTCTGAAGACACCCTGCTCTCAATGTAGCCTCCAATATTTCTGTGCAAAAACCAAGTGGAAAAAGACCGTGAGACAGAGAACCTTTTCCTAAAGAGTTAAAATTCTCCAGCTTAACTCACGTAGTCTACTAGTTGCATAAATGGGGAAAAACTAGTCATTTGAGACAGAGAATGCAGTAAAACTATCTTAGACACCTTTACTATGTACATCAATTTACTCTCTGAAAGCAAAGCATTGTTTTACAGCTATTTTCACTAGATCAGTCTGAACTGGTTTCTTTCTCCCCTGTTccaacagaaaaagtgaaatacaaCAGCAATCCATCAGATGATAGATCTCAGCCCAAAACTCACAACCACCACTGCTGACACCTGAAGACAGTCATGCTGGCATAGAAAGAGTAAGGGAAAgggttttcttccctctctcctttcttgGAGCTACTCAGGACAGCAAAAACTTTTCAAACTAGTTCTTCAGCCAGTTGTGCATGTTCCATACCTCTTCACTAAGAGAGTGCTGCAGGgtgaggaggaagggagggaggacaCCCGATGAGTATCTGGAGATTAAAGCTACGTCAGCGGCCTGATAAAATCTTTCCATACAAAATATTCTCTGACGTACCTAACACAGGTACTGAGTATTGTCTCCATGACAGGTTTTGTTTAGAGATAAATAATATAAAGGGGTATTTAACCATTACACACAGCCAACCCAGGAAAAGTGATTTGGACTAAATGACCTAGGAATGCTATTTATTGATATTTGCCCtattaagaaaaagaagcacAACAAGAAGCAGGAACACTTAGTTATCAAAGCACATTCCCTTTGAGATGCATTACATATGCTGGCACAGCGTGGGAAGCAAAGTCTTGCATCTGTCTGATAAAATTTAAGTTGCAGACTCAAATGCATGTGGAAGTCACACACCTTGAAGTTTGGTGCAACACAAACATGACTGGAGGAGATAAGAGCCAGAAAGTCCCCAGTACACTCTCTGCTATTATGGAAATATCCTCTCTGTTTAATTTACAAGTGCAACAAGCTTTTGGTCAGCCCCAGCTTCACTcacagtgatttattttctcatatcTGGAGATATGTAAATAACAAGACATATAGCTGTAGGAGATGTCTTGTCAGGAAGATTAATTATCAAGCTTTGTTCCAGGTGTTCATAAATAGGCCAGTAGTAGGTACCGGCATTATGAAATTCAGTGGGTTTTGTGCTCACGTGTGACAGAGCTTGGTGCTGGTGACTCTGTACCTTCCTCTCCTTGATTACCTTCTCCAGCAGCAGTTTTATCAGCAGGTTGATGCTGATAACACTGGGTCACAGGTGCTGGCATGGTGTTGGATGTGTTTACTCTGGGCTGCATTAGAGAGTAGCCATTGAACAGCCAGCCTGCCACGTAAGTAATGGTGGGAGCCATGGGAAGAACAGCAAAAACCTCTGGACTTGTACATGTACACAGTGTAAGAGAAACCTCAGAAAATTAACTGGAAGTGTTTTAAGCAGTGACTGATATAAGAGGTTGGGGTGGGAGGCTGCACCCTCACCAAGCGcaggctgcagccctggcacGCTCCTTTCCCTGCCAAACCACAGCTACCCCCACCAAAGGGGAGAGGTGTCAGtggaggggctgcagcagggtATCAACTGAAACCGAGGCTTCTCCATGCAGGGTCCCCTCATC is a window of Columba livia isolate bColLiv1 breed racing homer chromosome 3, bColLiv1.pat.W.v2, whole genome shotgun sequence DNA encoding:
- the LOC102097711 gene encoding p53 apoptosis effector related to PMP-22, translating into MVVCGLACWRCRWLLPLLLGLAIIMGIIALAGRGWLESESEPYVQQASLWESCTRGEEDLNWNCESLMDYGWGRAAAATYLVGFVILVICFALAVIAFSIEILRFNFVRGIGGLLFVVAAFQIIGLVIYPVKFTEEIPLTGDNMFSWAYGFGWASTVVVIGCAFFFCCLPNWEDEVLGNIKPSCYYSSPERAPYLN